The following are from one region of the Nocardia terpenica genome:
- a CDS encoding Na(+)/H(+) antiporter subunit C, giving the protein MSANVTLLVLIGILVACGVYLVLERAVSKMLLGMILFGNAVNLLIITVGGPDGRAPILGETDRVHHDTADPLAQAMVLTSIVITMGLAAFVLALAYRSFALTTTDRVENDPEDVKVASRREGEDPEQ; this is encoded by the coding sequence ATGAGTGCGAATGTCACCCTGCTGGTTCTCATCGGCATCCTGGTCGCCTGCGGGGTGTATCTGGTGCTGGAGCGAGCGGTGTCGAAGATGCTGCTGGGGATGATCCTGTTCGGCAATGCGGTGAACCTGCTGATCATCACCGTCGGCGGGCCGGACGGGCGGGCCCCGATCCTCGGCGAGACCGACCGGGTGCACCACGACACCGCCGACCCGCTCGCGCAGGCGATGGTGCTCACCTCGATCGTGATCACCATGGGCCTGGCCGCCTTCGTGCTCGCCCTCGCCTACCGGTCCTTCGCCCTGACCACCACCGATCGGGTCGAAAACGACCCCGAGGACGTGAAGGTCGCGTCCCGTCGCGAGGGCGAGGATCCCGAGCAATGA
- a CDS encoding CDP-alcohol phosphatidyltransferase family protein — MIEETVVGPGRRRRSVRLLPSIVTILALCAGLSAVKFALDNSLEVALAMIGAAAVLDTLDGRLARMLDATTKIGAELDSLSDAISFGVAPALVLYVAFLRENSAGWIIALIYTVSLVLRLARFNTLIDDDTRPDWQREYFVGVPAPAAALIALVPVAMHEQFHSGWWNSFPVVGAWTVFAALLAVSTIPTLAMKSVSVAPQAAALLLVLVALAAAALVTFPLVLLLVLVALYLCHIPFAWRSQRWVAARPEVWHHKPAERRAQRRASRRRPALRVSVSSARLRLRRPDHGRRDDLRR; from the coding sequence ATGATCGAGGAAACCGTGGTCGGGCCGGGGCGTCGGCGGCGGTCGGTCCGGCTGCTGCCCAGCATCGTGACGATTCTGGCGCTGTGCGCGGGATTGTCGGCGGTGAAGTTCGCGCTGGACAATTCGCTCGAGGTGGCGCTGGCGATGATCGGCGCCGCGGCGGTGCTGGACACGCTCGACGGCCGCCTCGCGCGCATGCTCGACGCCACCACCAAGATCGGCGCGGAGCTCGACTCGCTCTCGGACGCAATCTCTTTCGGCGTCGCGCCCGCGCTGGTGCTGTACGTGGCGTTCCTGCGCGAGAACAGCGCGGGCTGGATCATCGCGCTGATCTACACCGTGAGCCTGGTGCTGCGCCTGGCCCGGTTCAACACGCTGATCGACGACGACACCCGGCCCGATTGGCAGCGCGAGTACTTCGTGGGCGTGCCCGCCCCGGCCGCGGCGCTGATCGCGCTGGTGCCGGTCGCGATGCACGAACAGTTCCACAGCGGCTGGTGGAACAGCTTCCCGGTGGTGGGGGCGTGGACGGTGTTCGCCGCGCTGCTGGCCGTGAGCACCATTCCGACGCTGGCGATGAAGTCGGTGTCGGTGGCCCCGCAGGCCGCGGCGCTGCTGCTGGTGCTGGTGGCGCTGGCCGCCGCCGCCCTGGTCACCTTCCCGCTCGTCCTGCTGCTGGTGCTGGTGGCGCTGTACCTGTGCCACATCCCCTTCGCCTGGCGGTCCCAACGCTGGGTGGCCGCCCGGCCCGAGGTCTGGCACCACAAGCCCGCCGAGCGCCGGGCCCAGCGCCGGGCCTCCCGCCGCCGCCCCGCGCTGCGTGTCTCGGTCTCCTCGGCGCGCCTGCGCCTGCGCCGCCCCGATCACGGTCGCCGAGACGACCTGCGCCGCTGA
- a CDS encoding AAA family ATPase, whose translation MGNVPELSLTARLNRSAADARRGVVRLHPEALAALGLREWDGIAVIGSRRTAAVVGVAPKGTPAGAVLLDDVTLSNAGVREDATVVVSPVTVYGARQLSVTGSVQATRTIPEATLRQALLGKVVTVGDAVSLLPRDLGPGTSTSAATQALARTFGVAWTSELLTVTATDPAPGPVSVQPNSAVVWGVGAPVSASHDPGGAAAAPGTRMLVRERPSAVAVADLAGVRAQAGKLSEWLSLALDEPELLKTLGAPPHLGVLVTGPAGAGKATLARAVATPRRIVELDGPTVGATESGTRLREVGLAVSEICSGPGGVLLITDIDALLPADPEPVATLILDQLRAAVATAGVAFLATTAHPAGLDSRLRAPDLCDREVALTLPTAAVRKDLLEQLLRKVPVDGLKLDEIASRTPGFVVSDLAALCREAALRAASRASRDHTDPILTQPDLVDALQVIRPLSRSGAEELAIGSLSLDDVGDMVETKQALTEAVLWPLRHPDSFARLGIDPPRGVLLYGPPGCGKTFLVRALAGSGQLSVHAVKGAELMDKWVGSSERAVRELFQRARDSAPSLIFLDEIDALAPRRGQSSDSGVGDRVVAALLTELDGVEPLRDVVVVGATNRPELIDPALLRPGRLERLVFVPPPDAHARTEILRTASKSVPLDAAVDLAALATELDGYSAADCSALLREAALAAMRRDVDAADVTAADVAAARSAVRPSLDAQQVESLRGYAEQRATGGYL comes from the coding sequence ATGGGCAACGTGCCCGAACTGTCGCTCACTGCTCGTTTGAATCGCTCGGCCGCCGATGCTCGGCGGGGGGTGGTGCGGTTGCATCCGGAGGCGCTCGCGGCGCTGGGGCTGCGGGAGTGGGACGGAATCGCGGTGATCGGGTCGCGGCGGACCGCGGCCGTGGTGGGGGTGGCGCCGAAGGGGACGCCCGCGGGCGCGGTGCTGCTGGACGATGTGACGCTGTCGAACGCCGGAGTGCGGGAGGACGCGACGGTGGTGGTGTCGCCGGTGACCGTCTACGGGGCGCGGCAGCTCTCGGTGACCGGGTCGGTGCAGGCCACCCGCACCATTCCGGAAGCCACGCTGCGGCAGGCGCTGCTGGGCAAGGTGGTCACCGTGGGGGACGCGGTGTCGCTGCTGCCGCGCGACCTCGGTCCGGGCACCAGCACCTCGGCCGCGACGCAGGCGCTGGCGCGGACCTTCGGCGTCGCCTGGACCTCGGAACTGCTCACCGTCACCGCGACCGACCCCGCGCCGGGTCCGGTCAGCGTGCAACCCAACAGCGCGGTGGTGTGGGGCGTGGGCGCGCCCGTCTCCGCCTCGCACGATCCGGGCGGCGCGGCCGCGGCGCCGGGCACCCGAATGCTGGTGCGGGAGCGGCCCTCCGCGGTCGCGGTCGCGGATCTGGCCGGGGTGCGCGCGCAGGCGGGCAAGCTGTCGGAATGGCTGAGCCTGGCGCTGGACGAACCCGAACTGCTCAAAACCCTCGGCGCCCCACCGCATCTCGGCGTGCTGGTGACCGGCCCGGCCGGGGCGGGAAAGGCGACGCTGGCCCGCGCGGTGGCGACGCCGCGCCGCATCGTGGAGCTGGACGGGCCCACCGTCGGCGCCACCGAGAGCGGCACCCGGCTGCGCGAGGTCGGGCTGGCGGTCTCCGAAATCTGTTCCGGCCCGGGCGGAGTGTTGCTGATCACCGATATCGACGCGCTGCTGCCCGCCGACCCGGAACCGGTCGCCACGCTCATCCTCGATCAGCTGCGCGCCGCGGTGGCGACGGCCGGGGTCGCCTTCCTCGCCACCACCGCGCACCCCGCGGGGCTCGACAGTCGTTTGCGCGCACCGGATCTCTGCGATCGCGAGGTCGCCCTGACGCTGCCGACCGCGGCCGTGCGCAAGGACCTGCTCGAACAGCTGCTGCGCAAGGTGCCGGTCGACGGCCTGAAGCTCGACGAGATCGCCTCGCGCACACCGGGTTTCGTCGTCTCGGATCTGGCGGCGCTGTGCCGGGAGGCGGCGCTGCGGGCGGCCTCGCGGGCCAGCCGCGACCACACCGATCCCATCCTGACCCAGCCGGATCTGGTGGACGCGCTGCAGGTCATCCGCCCGCTGTCGCGTTCGGGCGCCGAGGAACTCGCGATCGGCAGCCTCAGCCTCGACGACGTCGGCGATATGGTCGAGACCAAGCAGGCGCTGACCGAGGCGGTGCTGTGGCCGCTGCGGCACCCGGACTCCTTCGCCCGCCTCGGCATCGACCCGCCGCGCGGCGTGCTGCTGTACGGCCCGCCCGGCTGCGGTAAGACCTTCCTGGTCCGCGCGCTGGCGGGCAGCGGTCAGCTCAGCGTGCACGCGGTGAAGGGCGCGGAGCTGATGGACAAGTGGGTCGGCTCCTCCGAGCGTGCGGTCCGCGAACTGTTCCAGCGCGCCCGCGATTCCGCGCCCTCGCTGATCTTCCTGGACGAGATCGACGCGCTGGCCCCGCGCCGCGGGCAGAGCAGCGACTCCGGCGTCGGCGACCGGGTGGTGGCGGCCCTGCTCACCGAGCTGGACGGGGTGGAGCCGCTGCGCGATGTGGTGGTGGTCGGCGCGACCAACCGCCCGGAGCTGATCGATCCGGCGCTGCTGCGCCCGGGCCGCCTGGAGCGGCTGGTGTTCGTGCCGCCGCCGGACGCCCACGCGCGCACCGAAATCCTGCGCACCGCAAGCAAATCCGTGCCGCTGGACGCCGCCGTGGATCTGGCCGCGCTGGCCACCGAGCTGGACGGCTACTCGGCCGCCGACTGCTCCGCCCTGCTGCGCGAGGCGGCGCTGGCGGCGATGCGGCGCGATGTGGACGCCGCCGACGTGACCGCCGCCGATGTCGCCGCGGCCCGATCGGCGGTGCGACCGTCGCTGGACGCGCAGCAGGTGGAATCGCTGCGCGGGTACGCCGAGCAGCGCGCCACCGGCGGCTACCTCTGA
- a CDS encoding Na+/H+ antiporter subunit A, translating to MLAILLAHAVTALLAPPCVRVLGRRGFYLLALAPLAGFGWVLAHWNSGQRIDIRWAPSIHLDLALRFDGLASIMSALVLGIGALILAYCAHYFDDDDRQRLGIFAGYLVAFAGTMFGLVLSDNMLLLFTFWEATTVLSFLLVGHHADQLPGRRAALQALLVTGAGGLAMLVGIIMVGQHYRTYLLSELLPRIDPHDWWTGVALVLLLIGALSKSAIVPLHFWLPGAMAAPTPVSAYLHAAAMVKAGVYLVARLAPGFAAVAPWHPMVLGLGVLSMVLAGLRSLQVYDLKLVLAFGTVSQLGFLMVLVGIGTPDAALAGATMIVAHALFKACLFMVVGIIDHGAGTRDLRRLSGLGRREPVLCAIAILAALSMAGIPPMLGFVGKESALTAALGADTLSPSGRIAVTVGIVVGSMLTVGYSARFLWGAFGTKSVAVGAPEPRRRWHPPGAAFLVPPAVLAAASLAAGPGAAWLDRRVRPYAQTLPGAEPPHLALWHGFGTPLTLTMAVIACGLVLFEIRDRIGESASPRLGNADRVYDATLRAMDQLSLRMTGATQRGSLPLNQALILITLIALPTVMLVLGGRTRVPLRLWDSPLQLVIGAIMATMALGATVMRNRLAVVLLVGVTGYGCGVIYALHGAPDLALTQFLVETLTLVIFVLVLRKFPAEITPERTAAFKVRRALLAIGVGAAVAVLGAFAVAARSTEPIWHRIPQAAYQFGGGKNAVNVLLVDVRAWDTLGEISVLVVAATGVASLMFRSRRFGTLPRVADAPGYVPDPDRAYWLPAAGLVAKRDRSMVLAMTTRLLFPTIMVLSAYFFFSGHNAPGGGFAGGLTAGLALVLRYLAGGRYELAEALPVDAGHLLGAGLTLAAGTATGSLLLGAPPLSSAIVELTLPVFGHVKLVTAMLFDLGVYLIVVGLVLDVLRSLGARLDTETAGGATVSRTTQETR from the coding sequence TTGCTCGCCATCCTGCTCGCTCATGCCGTGACCGCTCTGCTGGCGCCCCCGTGCGTCCGGGTGCTGGGGCGGCGCGGGTTCTATCTGCTGGCGCTGGCGCCGCTGGCCGGGTTCGGCTGGGTGCTGGCGCACTGGAACAGCGGGCAGCGCATCGACATTCGCTGGGCGCCGAGCATCCACCTGGACCTGGCGCTGCGCTTCGACGGGCTGGCCTCGATCATGTCCGCGCTGGTGCTCGGGATCGGCGCGCTGATCCTGGCCTACTGCGCCCACTACTTCGACGATGACGATCGGCAGCGGCTCGGGATCTTCGCCGGATATCTGGTCGCATTCGCGGGCACCATGTTCGGCCTGGTGCTCAGCGACAACATGCTGCTGCTGTTCACCTTCTGGGAAGCCACCACGGTGCTGTCGTTCCTGCTGGTCGGCCACCACGCCGACCAGCTGCCGGGCCGCCGCGCGGCGCTGCAGGCGCTGCTGGTCACCGGCGCGGGCGGGCTGGCCATGCTGGTCGGCATCATCATGGTCGGGCAGCACTACCGCACCTATCTGCTGTCGGAGCTGCTGCCCCGCATCGACCCGCACGACTGGTGGACCGGTGTCGCGCTGGTGCTGCTGCTGATCGGCGCGCTGAGCAAGTCCGCCATCGTGCCGCTGCACTTCTGGCTCCCCGGCGCCATGGCCGCACCGACACCCGTCAGCGCCTACCTGCACGCGGCGGCGATGGTGAAGGCCGGTGTGTACCTGGTCGCGCGGCTCGCGCCCGGCTTCGCGGCGGTCGCGCCCTGGCATCCGATGGTGCTCGGGCTCGGCGTGCTGTCGATGGTGCTGGCCGGTCTGCGCTCGCTGCAGGTGTACGACCTGAAACTGGTGCTGGCCTTCGGCACCGTCAGCCAGCTCGGTTTCCTGATGGTGCTGGTCGGCATCGGCACGCCGGACGCGGCGCTGGCCGGGGCGACGATGATCGTGGCGCACGCGCTGTTCAAGGCGTGCCTGTTCATGGTGGTCGGCATCATCGACCACGGCGCGGGCACCCGGGACCTGCGCCGGCTGTCCGGCCTGGGCCGCCGCGAACCGGTGCTGTGCGCGATCGCGATCCTGGCCGCGCTGAGCATGGCCGGGATTCCGCCGATGCTCGGCTTCGTCGGCAAGGAGAGCGCGCTGACCGCCGCGCTCGGGGCCGACACGCTGTCGCCGTCCGGCCGGATCGCGGTCACCGTCGGCATCGTCGTCGGTTCCATGCTGACCGTCGGCTACAGCGCCCGATTCCTGTGGGGCGCTTTCGGTACCAAGTCGGTGGCGGTGGGCGCGCCGGAGCCGCGGCGGCGCTGGCACCCGCCCGGAGCGGCCTTCCTGGTGCCGCCCGCGGTGCTGGCGGCGGCCAGCCTCGCCGCCGGGCCCGGCGCGGCGTGGCTGGATCGGCGAGTGCGGCCGTACGCGCAGACCCTGCCCGGCGCCGAACCGCCGCACCTGGCGCTGTGGCACGGCTTCGGCACCCCGCTGACGCTGACCATGGCGGTGATCGCCTGCGGCCTGGTGCTGTTCGAGATCCGCGACCGGATCGGCGAATCCGCCAGCCCCCGCCTGGGCAACGCCGATCGCGTCTACGACGCCACGCTGCGCGCGATGGATCAGCTGTCGCTGCGCATGACCGGCGCGACCCAGCGCGGTTCGCTGCCGCTGAACCAGGCGCTGATCCTGATCACGCTGATCGCGCTGCCCACCGTCATGCTCGTCCTCGGCGGCCGCACGAGAGTGCCGCTGCGCCTGTGGGATTCGCCGCTGCAACTGGTGATCGGCGCCATCATGGCCACCATGGCGCTGGGCGCCACCGTGATGCGCAACCGCCTGGCCGTGGTGCTGCTGGTCGGCGTCACCGGCTACGGCTGCGGCGTGATCTACGCCCTGCACGGCGCGCCCGACCTGGCGCTCACCCAGTTCCTGGTCGAGACGCTCACGCTGGTGATCTTCGTGCTGGTGCTGCGCAAATTCCCCGCCGAGATCACCCCCGAGCGCACCGCGGCGTTCAAGGTGCGCCGCGCGCTGCTCGCGATCGGCGTGGGCGCCGCGGTGGCGGTGCTGGGCGCCTTCGCCGTGGCCGCCCGGTCCACCGAGCCGATCTGGCATCGAATCCCGCAGGCGGCCTACCAGTTCGGCGGCGGCAAGAACGCGGTGAACGTGCTGCTGGTGGACGTCCGCGCCTGGGACACGCTCGGCGAGATCTCGGTGCTGGTCGTCGCCGCCACCGGCGTGGCCTCGCTGATGTTCCGCAGCCGCCGCTTCGGCACGCTGCCGCGGGTGGCCGACGCGCCCGGCTATGTCCCCGATCCGGATCGCGCCTACTGGCTGCCCGCGGCCGGGCTCGTCGCGAAACGCGACCGCTCGATGGTGCTGGCGATGACCACCCGCCTGCTGTTCCCGACGATCATGGTGCTGTCGGCGTACTTCTTCTTCTCCGGCCACAACGCCCCCGGCGGCGGCTTCGCGGGCGGGCTCACCGCCGGATTGGCCCTGGTGCTGCGGTATCTCGCGGGCGGGCGGTACGAGCTGGCCGAGGCGCTGCCGGTGGACGCGGGGCATCTGCTGGGCGCGGGGCTGACGCTGGCGGCCGGAACCGCGACCGGCTCGCTGCTGCTCGGCGCGCCGCCGCTGTCCTCGGCGATCGTCGAGCTCACGCTGCCGGTGTTCGGACACGTCAAGCTGGTCACGGCCATGCTGTTCGACCTGGGCGTGTACCTCATCGTCGTCGGCCTGGTCCTCGATGTGCTGCGCAGTCTGGGCGCCCGATTGGATACCGAGACCGCCGGTGGCGCAACGGTGTCCCGCACGACACAGGAGACGCGATGA
- a CDS encoding Na+/H+ antiporter subunit D gives MTLSPGLLPVLTPLPVLIPLLTAATTLITGRRPRLQQSISVAGLGAVVVITALLLYLADRHGMSAVQVGDWHTPIGITLVVDRLSAAMLLVSSIVLLAVLVFAVGQGISDGAERQPTSIFQPTYLILSAGVSIAFLAGDLFNLFVGFEVLLAASFVLLTLGASADRVRAGVSYVMVSMVSSLIFLTGIALAYAATGTLNLAHMAARMPEIPDGTRNSIYAVLLVAFGIKAAVFPLSNWLPDSYPTAPAPVTAVFAGLLTKVGVYAIIRMHTLLFPSGRFDRILMVCGLLTMLIGILGAIAQSDIKRLLSFTLVSHIGYLMFGVGLNTAAGLTGTVFYVAHHILVQTTLFLVVGLIERQAGSASLSRLGGLLAASPALAVLFGIPALNLGGIPPLSGFLGKVTLLQAGVADGSALAWVLVGGSVLTSLLTLYAMARVWSKAFWRPRAQAPEGDLAHATPSALIDESTDIAFDERVDPGRMPRLMLAPTVALIAVGLGMTVFAGPILGIAGRAADDLKHPHTYLETVLGPSDSWQSGGTR, from the coding sequence ATGACCCTGTCCCCCGGACTCTTACCGGTCCTCACCCCGCTGCCGGTGCTGATCCCGCTGCTCACCGCGGCCACGACGCTGATCACCGGGCGCAGACCGCGACTGCAGCAGAGCATCTCGGTGGCCGGGCTGGGCGCGGTGGTGGTGATCACCGCGCTGCTGCTGTATCTGGCCGACCGGCACGGCATGTCCGCGGTGCAGGTCGGCGACTGGCACACCCCGATCGGGATCACGCTGGTGGTGGACCGGCTGTCGGCGGCGATGCTGCTGGTGTCGTCGATCGTGCTGCTGGCGGTGCTCGTCTTCGCCGTCGGGCAGGGCATCAGCGACGGCGCCGAGCGCCAGCCGACCTCGATCTTCCAGCCGACGTATCTCATTCTGAGCGCGGGGGTTTCGATCGCCTTCCTGGCGGGCGACCTGTTCAACCTGTTCGTCGGCTTCGAGGTGCTGCTGGCCGCGTCGTTCGTGCTGCTGACCCTGGGCGCGAGCGCCGACCGGGTGCGCGCCGGGGTGTCGTACGTGATGGTGTCGATGGTGTCGTCGCTGATCTTCCTCACCGGCATCGCGCTCGCCTACGCGGCGACCGGCACCCTGAACCTCGCGCACATGGCGGCCCGGATGCCCGAGATCCCCGACGGCACCCGCAATTCCATCTACGCCGTGCTGCTGGTGGCGTTCGGGATCAAGGCGGCGGTGTTCCCGCTGTCGAACTGGCTGCCGGACTCGTATCCGACCGCGCCCGCGCCCGTCACCGCGGTCTTCGCCGGTTTGCTCACCAAGGTCGGTGTGTACGCGATCATCCGGATGCACACGCTGCTGTTCCCGTCCGGTCGCTTCGACCGGATCCTGATGGTGTGCGGCCTGCTGACCATGCTGATCGGCATCCTGGGCGCGATCGCGCAGAGCGATATCAAGCGACTGCTGTCGTTCACCCTGGTCAGTCACATCGGCTATCTGATGTTCGGGGTGGGCCTCAATACCGCGGCGGGCCTGACCGGCACGGTTTTCTATGTGGCGCATCACATTCTGGTGCAGACCACGCTGTTCCTGGTGGTGGGCCTGATCGAGCGGCAGGCCGGATCGGCGTCGCTGAGCCGGCTGGGCGGGCTGCTCGCCGCCAGCCCGGCACTGGCGGTGCTGTTCGGCATCCCGGCGCTGAATCTCGGTGGTATTCCGCCGCTCTCGGGCTTCCTCGGCAAGGTGACGCTGCTGCAGGCGGGCGTGGCCGACGGCAGCGCGCTGGCCTGGGTGCTCGTCGGCGGGTCGGTGCTGACCAGCCTGCTCACCCTGTACGCGATGGCGCGGGTGTGGAGCAAGGCGTTCTGGCGGCCGCGCGCCCAGGCGCCGGAAGGCGATCTGGCCCATGCCACCCCGTCGGCGCTGATCGACGAGTCCACCGACATCGCCTTCGACGAGCGGGTGGATCCGGGCCGGATGCCGCGGCTGATGCTGGCGCCGACCGTCGCGCTGATCGCGGTGGGCCTGGGGATGACGGTATTCGCGGGACCGATCCTGGGCATCGCCGGACGCGCCGCGGACGACCTGAAACATCCGCACACCTATCTGGAAACCGTGCTGGGACCGTCGGATTCGTGGCAGTCGGGAGGGACGCGATGA